In Dehalococcoidia bacterium, the sequence CCGCCCCGAGAAGCTGAACGCGATCGATCACGCGCTCGGCCTCGCGCTCTACGACGCCTTCGCGCGCTGCGCCGAGGACGCAAGCGTGCGGGCGATCGTGCTCGCCGGCGCGGGGCGGGCGTTCTGCGCGGGCGACGAGCTGGGGCGCGAGCGCACGCCCGACGAGGTGCTGGCGCAGCGGCGGCGCGGCGCCATCCAGCACTACGTGGCCGGGCCGGGCCGCTGGACCAGCACGCTGCGGCTGATGCGCAGCCTGGCGCAGCCGATCGTCGTACGCATCCAGGGTTACGCCTACGGCGCGGGCTTCAACCTGGCGCTTGGCGCCGACTTCCGCGTGATGGCCGCCAACGCGCGCCTGGCGACGCCGTTCATCAAGCGCGGCCTCGCCACCGGCACGAACCTCTTGCAGCAGTATCTCGGCATCGGCAAAGCGATCGAGATGACGCTACTGGGCGAGCCGCTGGACGCCGAGGAAGCGCTGCGCCTCGGCCTGGTCACGCGGGTGGTGGATGCCGCCGGGCTCGACGCCGCGGTGGACGAGCTGGCCGAGCGGCTCGCCTCCGGCCCCACGGCAGCGCTGAGCCTGACCAAGAAGGCCGTGTACGCGGGCTGGGAGGAGGATCCAGACGGCGCATACTGGCAGCAAGGCTCGGCCGTGGTGCAGGGCCGCGAGCTGGAAGACCTGGCCGAAGGGCTGGCCGCCTTCCGCGAGAAGCGCCCGCCGCACTTCAGCGGCCGGTAAATGCGGGCAGCCCTCACTCCCCGTCCCCGCTCTCCCACCCCGCTCGTTCGATTGACGGCTGAAATTATGGAAATGGGAGAGAGGGACGTTCCACGCGTCATACGGTTATCCGGCACGCGGCCGGGCACCTGGAAGAGCCCTTCCACGCCCCACACATGGCGGTGTGGTCCGGTCTTCAGCGCCACCCGATGCTTCGGGAGGGGTGTCCTCCGGCGCCCACCGGGACTAACCCGATCACCGCTCGCGCTTCCTGCCAACGATCGCCCCCTTCTCTCCCATAGCGCAGCGTGATGGGAGAGAAGGGGGTCGGGGGGTTATGAGGGCCGCTCGCGCGCCGCCTCAGTGCGTCAGCCAGGCGAACTCCTGTGGGCGGCGCTGGGCGCGCGGGTCGATCATGATGTTGATCACCGCCGTCTTGCCCGAGGCGAACGCCTTGTCCAGCGCCGGGCGGATCTCCTCCGGCCGCTCGCACAAGAAACCGAGGCCGCCGAACGCCTCCGCCATCTTGTCGTAGCGCGCCGTGGCCGTGTAGGCGCCGGGCCGCGCGGTCAGCGGATTGTGGTCCGTCTCCGGCGGTCCGCCGCCCACGCCGTTGTTGTTGATGATGCAGAAGGTGATCGGCAGGTTGTAGCGGCAGGCGGTCTCCACTTCCATGCCGCTGAAGCCGAAGGCCGAGTCGCCCTCCACGTTCACCACGCGCTTGTCCGGATGCACCACCGCGGCGGCGATGGCGAAGGCCAGCCCCACGCCCATCGTGCCGTAGGAGCCGGCGTCGAGACGGGTGCGCGGCTCGTAGTTGTTCAGCACCTGCCGGCCGATGTCCATCGTGCTGGCGCCCTCGCTGGAGATGATCGCGTCGCGCGGCAGGGCGTCGCGGATCTCGCGCAGCACGCGGTAGTAGCCCATCGGCACGTCGTCGGAGGCGAGCATCGGCTCGGTGTTGCGCTTGTTCGTCTCCGCCTTGTTCTGCAGGCCGGAGCGCCAGAGGTTCTCGGCGCCGAACTGCCAGGGCTGCGCCTCCAGCGCCTTGTTGAGCTGCGCCGTGATCGCCTTGCCGTCGCCTACGAGGCCGACGGCGGCGGGCACGTTGGTGCCGATCTCCTCCGCGGCCACGTCCAGTTGAATGATCTTGACGTCCGGGCTCCAGCGCGGCGGCAGGCCGAAGTGCATGATCCAGTTCAGCCGCGCGCCCATCAAGAGCGCCACATCCGTGTTTTGCAGGGCATACGTCCGGGCGGAGGCGACGGAGAGCGGATGGTCGTCCGGCAGCAGCCCCTTCGCCATCGGCGCGGGCAGGAAGGGCAGCTGCGTCTTCTCGATGAACTCCTTGACCTCGGCCTCGGCGCGGCTCCAGGCCATCCCCTTACCGATCACCACCAGCGGCCGCTCGGCGCTCTTCAGAATTTCGAGCGCCTGCTCGATCGCGGCCTGTTCGGCCTGGATGCGCGGCGGCTCCGGCACGGCCGGCTTCTGCTCAATGCTCTCCTCCTCGACTTTGCCGGTGATCGTGTCGCCGGGCAGGTCGAGGTAAACGGGACCGGGGCGGCCGTAGATCGAGTTGCGCACCGCCTGCTCGACGTAGTAGGGGATGCGCGCCGTGGTCTCGACGCGATGGGCGTACTTGCAGAAGGGCCGCGCCGACTGCACCTGGTCCGTCTCCTGGAAGGCGCCCATGCCGTCCTGGAAGCTGTCGTTGGCGCCGCCGAGCAGGATCATCGGCCAGCAGTTGCTCCAGGCGTTGGCGAGGCCCGCGATCGCGTGGATCATGCCGGGGCCGGAGACGACGAGGCAGGCCTGCGGCCGGCCAATGAGGTAGCTGGCCGCCTGCGCGGCGTAGCTGGCAGCCTGCTCGTTGCGCATGCCGAAGAACTTGATCCCCTCACGCTGGGCGGCGAAGGCGATCGGCACCACGGGGATGCCGACGATGCCGAACATATACTGGACGCCCTGCTTCTTCAGCTCGCGCGCGATCAACGTCGCGCCATCGATCTCGGCCATTGCGCCGCCCTCCGCATCTTCTTTGGCTTGTTGTGGACGCACGTCAGCCGCGCAGCCCCGCACGATGTTACCGCAGGCCGGCGAATAGGGCATAGCGAAGCGAGTGCGCACCCCGGCACGCCCGCGCCCTGCCGGCGGCGAAACAGGGCACGCGGCTGTGCTCGGGCGCACGTAGTACACAAGATTTCTGTGCGCGCCCGCTTGACACGGCAAAAAACTGTGATAGGGTAACAAAAGCTGCGGATGGTCCACGCACGAAGGCGGTCGCGGGCAACGGCGTCCCGATCGGCCGCGCCTGTGCAGCCCGATTCCGGGAGATGGCGGCACCCGAGGCCGCAAGGTAAACGCCCGTGGAGCCCCGCGGACCCGCGCCCGAGGAGCGTACCCGTTCCTCGGGCGTCGTCTTGTCTCCGTCTGCACGGCCGGCG encodes:
- a CDS encoding enoyl-CoA hydratase-related protein, with the protein product MTEASEPRILQFEQTGAIARITLNRPEKLNAIDHALGLALYDAFARCAEDASVRAIVLAGAGRAFCAGDELGRERTPDEVLAQRRRGAIQHYVAGPGRWTSTLRLMRSLAQPIVVRIQGYAYGAGFNLALGADFRVMAANARLATPFIKRGLATGTNLLQQYLGIGKAIEMTLLGEPLDAEEALRLGLVTRVVDAAGLDAAVDELAERLASGPTAALSLTKKAVYAGWEEDPDGAYWQQGSAVVQGRELEDLAEGLAAFREKRPPHFSGR
- the oxc gene encoding oxalyl-CoA decarboxylase, with product MAEIDGATLIARELKKQGVQYMFGIVGIPVVPIAFAAQREGIKFFGMRNEQAASYAAQAASYLIGRPQACLVVSGPGMIHAIAGLANAWSNCWPMILLGGANDSFQDGMGAFQETDQVQSARPFCKYAHRVETTARIPYYVEQAVRNSIYGRPGPVYLDLPGDTITGKVEEESIEQKPAVPEPPRIQAEQAAIEQALEILKSAERPLVVIGKGMAWSRAEAEVKEFIEKTQLPFLPAPMAKGLLPDDHPLSVASARTYALQNTDVALLMGARLNWIMHFGLPPRWSPDVKIIQLDVAAEEIGTNVPAAVGLVGDGKAITAQLNKALEAQPWQFGAENLWRSGLQNKAETNKRNTEPMLASDDVPMGYYRVLREIRDALPRDAIISSEGASTMDIGRQVLNNYEPRTRLDAGSYGTMGVGLAFAIAAAVVHPDKRVVNVEGDSAFGFSGMEVETACRYNLPITFCIINNNGVGGGPPETDHNPLTARPGAYTATARYDKMAEAFGGLGFLCERPEEIRPALDKAFASGKTAVINIMIDPRAQRRPQEFAWLTH